The genome window CCTCATTATTCCAATCGCATCTTAGATATTCTTTTATAGTAAACTGTGTTGAAATTACTATGTGGTTTCTATCTCCTGACTGGGTCCTAACTGAtgataaaaaacattttgaataaaaattagtATACACTCTTACTTGAAATCTAAGGGTTTTTTTAAGGAGCCTGAGTAACTTTTAACAGGTCTCTGTTCTGAAACAAACATTctaaaaatactatattttgttAACATGTTTTAAAGATCAATACTCAGACTTTACTGAAAAGGGTATACTGTCTGGCTCACAAAGGGCAAAAAGAGATCTAGAGTGAAGACCAATCTCCTTTGATAACATTTTCCCTCTGTTGTATGCTCCCTTCTAAATATATTCACATCCCTTATTCCACCTACCCTACCAAATTAGGacctcattttatttctacttgcTCTGGGCTAGCTGATCCATGCACATAGCTTACTAAGCAATACCCATAAAAATTACTGGGGGTGGtctaaaatatattgtttaatttggaaattttttcaaaCTATACAATAGCACGAGAGTGATAATTGCTCTATCTGAGGAAGGTAATGCTGCCAACCTTTCTAGCTTTATCAGTGAGTATTCCTGGATGCCCCCATAAAGACAGGTGACCTTTCCGTATGTTCCAACAGTACCCAATCTCCCTATATAAGTCCTGGTGACCCTAAATTAAAATTGACTCCCTCTTCCACCAAATAAAAAGTTCCTTGAAGGCATGAGTCTAGTAAGTGACAGAAGTCTAATTAAAAAACATGTCTGACTCCACAACCCACATTCTTAATCAGTCCTGGCTTTGTCttccaatgcctagcacataacagatgctcaatatgttaaatgaataaatgagctgATATATGTgcttggaggaaaaaagaaaaagtaacttcACAGATAATAAGTGACATAATGTTGTAAACAGAGAAATAAGATGACTTAAATTATGTTTCATCTAGTCTTGTTAGGTCCTATGTCATAAGatatattaatgtatataatatatacattttgttcAAGTTGATAAATCATAACCCAACTCCTTTAGAAAGTTCAACATCAAACAGACTCACCTCCAAACAACTGTCAATAGCTCCCTGCCAATTTGACATCTTCAGTTTACAAGCACCAATGTTCAATACACAGCTTAAAGCTACTGGTTGCAGCCTGGATCCATCTGCTTTCTCAATAACAGCCTTTGAACATTCTACATATCTGGAGAACACATTAATAAAAGTCATATGGAATGCAACATAAACAAGACTCTACTTCTTCAACTTTGTCAAAAAGTGTTATGTCATTTCTGGTACAAAAAGCTCATCAAATGCTAATATTAATATTCTTAATGGACACAatctttttattaaatacttatttttctttggaagatttatttttcccaacttttttcccccaaagtgtTCAAAGAGGCCAATAATAAGAATAATCAAAGAATAATCCCAAATATAAAGATAATTATGCACTATTAACACTTTTCTATCTTTAAACTCAGGTCCCCATTATGTACTTTCCAGTGTAACTATGTCTGAAACCAAGGTTCTCATCGAGGGAAGAGGGCACAGGTGAAGAACCCTGCAGCGTTGGTTTTGAATTGTGTTTTAACAgtcagtcatgtgccgcataacaaagttttggtcagtgatggacTGCATGTACAACAACGGTCCCATTAAGAtaagcaccatatagcctagatgtgtagtagattatactatctaggtttgcctaagtatactctatgatgttcactcAATTGACGAAATCAgttaacgatgcatttctcagaacgtatccccattgttaatTGACCCAAGACTGTAGTTCCTGGCTCTGTGCATTGAAAAGGTCCCAGAAACAATGAGCACATTTGGCACCCAGAATTTGGTTTCTAAAGTCTATCCTCACTGAAAAGAATCAAGACTCCTTAGTGAAGTTGCTGATACCAGATCTGGAAACAAGGTGAAgtataagatgagcctggaacatcttgtgccagaaagcaagtgCTCACAGATAATAGGAATATGTCAAAAGGATATAAGGGGGCTTCTACTGGACAAAAATCTGGAACCctttgagcatcaaaaagaatgatgGTAACGGTATAATAggttaaactgaaaaaaattcacaGGTCTATAATGATAGTAAAAGAGGAAAGGAGTGTGGGGAGGCTCTTTCAAACAAGAATGCCTGCTAGTAACTGcagaatgaatgataaaattagaaaaccaCAGTTCTGTAACCATCAATGTAATAACTAATTCAGGCAAGGGTCTTCAATGATGCTGAAACCACTGAGTGTAAGGTTAGAAACTGGATATTCGCATAATCTCACAGTATCATCTCACAGAGTACTTCTTAATTATTTACAAAGGGGAAAAGGTGCTTTGACAACAGAGACATCTGGCTGACACCACTTTACCGAGTGCCAAAACTCAAAACAGGCCAAAGTGACATGTGCCTTCAGGATATGATATTGTAGGAAATATATAAGATCACCTACCTAGGTCCTCTTGCCAAAATATTTAATCTCAAACTAATCTTAAGAAAGCAATCAAACAAATCCAGATGGTATTCTATATACCTGACTTAGACTCCACAAAATGCAAGTGACTATAAAAAACATAAGAGTAGGGACTGTTAAAAATTAGAGACTAGAGACATAAAACCAAATGATACCATGCATGATCTTGGTTTGGACTCTAAagtaaaaaattgaaacaatggTGAAATTCTATTATAGATTACATATTAGataatattgtatcaatgttatTTTGggagtattttatttattttggtgaggaagatcagccctgagctaacatctgttgccaatctccctctttttgcttgaggaagattgtcactgagctaacatctgtgccaatcttcttctattttatatctgggacgccaccatagcattgatgatcagtgtgtaggtctgcacccaggatccaaacctgcaaaccctgggccgctgaagtggagtgtacaaacttaaccactacaccaccaggccagccccctgggagTATTTTAATGGTACTGAAGTTATCCAGAAGTAGTCCTTGTTTCTTAGGAAATACTTGCTAAAATATCTAGGGGTAAAGTGTCAAGGTATCTGCAACTTCCTTTCAAGACAATTCTgcaaaaacaaatataacaaatgttaaaaataggTGAATGCAGGTAAAGGTACATGAGTGTTCAtttactattctttcaacttttctgtattttgaaatttttcaaaataaaaaggtggaagcaactaaAGAAATGCAACTATTTCAACACACCTGGTTACTCTGCAAGTAATTTGcgaaaaatagaataaacaactctgaatttcactttataattcaatttataagttcttaaaagtaatttactaaaaatattttattaccttAAAACTTTCGTGTATTTTTTAATGGCCATCTCCCAGTTCTGGGATTTGAAAAAAGTATTTCCAATGTTTTTTAAGTCTTctgttattaataaaattttatctatctgtataaaagaaagaatacaaatacGTTGAATTTTAGTAACATACTTTAGTGCTAAGTTCTAGCATTAAGACAGATATAAGAAGCTCAAAATTCAGTATTAATCATTTTTAGTAATTTAAGTAATTAAAGTTTGATTAATCTGAAAGTACTCACATCTTTTAAGTCTATATCTGCATCCTCGGGGAAATCTGGATGACTGTCACCAGAACCATCTTTTGGGAATATTCCCCAATCATCCCCTTCCTTTAATTCTCCGCATTCTGCAATAACGCACAACTGTAAAAATAATCCCAAACTGTAGAAGTGCACTACCATgttgagagattaaaaaaaagtctaggtTTAAAATTCAGCTGCCAAGTCCCGTGCAACACTGTCCAAGTCACTTCTAAACTTACAGACTGATATTAGGAGCCTTCAGCTATCTGCTCTAATTACAATAATGCCCTTTATATACATTCCAAATAATACAATGTCACTATTTTACAGAAGTATATTATTGCTACTCAGCAGCTCAATGGGCAGAGAGTAAAGTGAAAACTGCATCATTCTCTATGTAATTTTCTTTAGGTGGGACATGTGCTGTCAATTTACTACTGTCCTTCCTACGCTGAGTGACAGCCTACCTCCCGCAGGTATTTGAGTTCCAGTCCCACTCACAACCCTGCCGATTAGGCTGAGGAGTAGTACAGTCATTCTGATTCACAGACATTTAACACAAGGATCTTTAGTTATATAATCTGGCCTAAACTCTTAAGCAATTTAtatatggatgaggaaacaggccaagaaaagttaaataacaagATCAAGGCCAAACCACCAGTTAAATGGCAGAGTCTGGACAGGATTCTTGGTTTTCTGTCCTCTTTCTACCATGTACACACTGACTCAGTTTTGCAGGCACAGGAAGACTTAAGTAACGTACCAAAAATCACCAAGAATGAAGTTGAGATAATAAATATCTCCTTTTAAATTGCCCTAATCTTCCCCATTGCGGAAACcagtttcaaagaaaaagtggtagaaaaaaattatcctaacGTTTTCCAGATAATAATATGATCTTTTTACTTACATTTCTTTAAGTGTATTAAAGATAATAAGACAATAAGTGTATTTCAGTATAACTTTTTACTTACTTTGGCAGGTTTTTCACCTTTCACTTCTACATTTTCCAGTATCCTTGCCACACCCATTCCTTTAATTACTTGGCCAAACACCACATGTTTCCCATCCAAATGAGGAGTTGGAACCGTTGTGATAAAGAACTGAGAACCATTTGTATTGCGGCCTGCATTTGCCATGCTCAATAAACCCTCCTGATCATgctgtagaaataaaaattattaagacaaCCAAGGTTACAGGTACTGGTCTGAACTGTTTTTTACTGACCATTCACATAAAACTAGGGTGGACTGCAATACCATTTAGGTCAAACAATGTAGTGTAATTTTACTTTGTATAAATTGCAGCCTTTAATTCACAAAACGTGAGGTACTTAATCACTTTTAGACTTTAAGAAAAGCTTatgaaaccaaataaaataacaaaaacagcagAGTGGTGGTGTTATTTCTAAACTGACCATATTGAGAAATGCTCATACTTCATATTTAAGGTGAAGATGCTGCATTAAGGAAATGTAGTAATTAatgttgttagtgccgtcaagttgattccaactcctagtgaccctgtgtagagcagagtggaaccctgcccagtctttctgcaccatctTATCtgccagcgctgtatcagacaatgctctgctgctattcagacggttttcatggccagtttttttgaaAGTGAGCGGCCAGGTCCTTCTTGTTAGtttgtcttaatctggaagctcgctgaaacctgtccaccatggatgaccctgctggtacttaAATaccggtggcacagctttcagcatcacagcagcatacagccaccacagcatgacggCCCACAGATGGGCGGTGTGGCTCCCTGCCCAGGAAACAAATCCAGCCATAcgggtgagagcaccgaatcttaaccagcTAGTAATTATACTTTGCCCTTTTTTATAATGGATGCTCTTTTTTCTGAGAAGACCTGAACAGTCTTCCCATTTTTATGGGCCTACATTATGATTCTTCCTTTACATACTGATAACTGGAAACAGTGACTGGGTATTTAATTTAGACAGGCCATTCAGTTAGATACTTTCCTAATCTCAAAAGAATCCAAATATTATGGCTTTCATCTCAAGTAAATCAATTCTTCAGAGAATGTCCAGAGAAAGCGCTGCATACATCGTGAAATCAAATTTTGATGTTGGCATCAACCTGTTCAAAGGTTCTGTGAAatccaatttcttcatctttccacTTTATCCTCAGGCTTTCTAAATTTACTCCTCCCTGAGACATGCATTCTAACTCTATGTTAGTCTTCCCACTTAAAATGCCTTTTACCCCTCCAATCTAAGTCTAATTCAGCTTTCAAGGCCACCAAGTTTGTAGAAGGCAAGCACTATGTGTCCTTTCTTTTGATCAATGGGGTCATCACATAATGTTAATTTTCAATCCTTCTGGTAGcgtccttttttcctttctaaaagttTGCTGCTTTTCCCACAATATTAAATAGAATATTAACTTTATTTCCTCAGCCTCCTACTGCCTTTGTCTTTCCTCATTCACATTCCTCCTCCAAAACGGCATTTGTAATTTAGTTCCTGTCTAACCAAATCTCAGCCACCTTGTGAGGCCCAGTGTGCCCAGCTTAAGTATGCATTCTTCCTCAATGTCTTCCCCAATAATCTGAACCATATAAAGCAAACCTTTCTGCTATAGTATATACAGAAATTATCAATCAATTTAGCAGTTATTTGAATACTCTTCTTCTTCACTTGTCCCATGTTTTAATCTTCTCTTCCCAGGTAAGATCATAAATTCCTTGTCAagaaagcttttcatttttaaaaaccctttggTGCCAGTGACAGTACTAAATATATACTTGTAATCAATAAATGCTGTTTAAAAGACtgataatattttcctttcaaattatcCTAATTACTTTGCTCATATTCCTCATTTCCAAAGATTATCACTTTACTTTTGTCCTTACATGTCCATTTGACATGTAACTTGAATGATGCAATATAACCCAATTACATCTTGGGAGAACGAAGGTACAAAGGCACAGGCTACTAATGTCCTTCAGGAGCCTGAACATTAATTATATCCATTAGTTTGCAAATGCCCTGACATCCTGCATATTAGTGATGGTTTTGTTGTTCTCCAAATTCAAGTATAAAGATTCACAAGTTACCAAATTTCTGATGAGAACACTTTTCCTGGAAACAGTTTGCCACATGGTGACCGCACTTAAAAACTCATTGGCTTTCCTAAAGCATGTAAACCTGGATCACACTGAAATAATTATCATATTTTTGCCAAATAAAATCCTTACTgaaatttttccatattaaaGATGCATATTTACAAATATGATACCTTCTAAAAGCAAAGGAGAATCTAAGCAAACCTGAGACATTTACTGGTGTTGTAATCCAACAAGTATCCCAGGCATATAACAACCTTTTTTAATCAGCAATGAGCATGCATTTTGGTCTACTTTACCTTGTAATAGAAATTTTCATCTTCAAATTTTTCACCATAAATACTTTCTCCACCTGTCCCATTCTGATTTGAGAAGTCTCCACCCTGAATCATAAATTTCTTAATAactaaaaaacaggaaaatagctATTAAAAACTAAGATATGGATGACTTCAGCAATGTTAACTTATCAATACGTAATAAGAAAGACAACTTCCTAAAACATGAGTCCAGTCATGTCACTCTCCCGTCTCTCCCCACCTGTCACCACAACAATGCCAAACTCTTCAAAGGCTTTTCACAATCTGAGTCCAAACTACTTTTACTGCCTGATCCCCCACTAACACTCAAACAATTAGTTCAAATGGCATCTTGCCTACAAAACTGTCAGAGACTCCAAAGTTGGATCTCCTAATTTTTCTCCCATAGTATCTCGATTCTACCTCCATTTTCTAACATATGAATGTATTATCATAATGATCCATCTCTTAACAATTAACTCCTTATGTAGAGCACTCTGTTTTTCATCCTGTAACCATGGGCATGGCTGGGCACATAGGAGTTACTCAATAATGTCTATTGAATAAAGGTCAATTATTCCCAGTACATTCGTTATACCCTAGGAAGTACTTCAGCAAATATTATCACTTGGTGTCAAGGGTTCCAAAGACCACTCCCAAGTTCAGAAATTCCCTAGGATACCAGGACTCAACATTTAATTGTCTTACAGTGATAGAATAAGGATACACAGCTgggtgataaaagaaaaagacagaggcagagtCTGGAAGAATCCATGTGCAGGCTTCCTtatgctctctccctcccatgaAAGGTCACAGAGCACACCCTTCTCCCAGCAAAGCAGCAGCAACATGTCTATGATAATTGTGCCCAGGAAAGCCCATTAGAGACTCGGCACCCAAGGTTTTTACTGGGCCCGATCGTACAGGCACTCTGCCTAGcatgtaccaaaattccagactcccaaaaggaaagcaggtgttcagcataaatcAAACTGTTTGTACAAATAGTCTGGGCATAGTAAACCACCCTTCTGATTTAGGGAATGGTTCAAGGGCCACGTTCCCAGATTCCAGCTAATGGCCACCCCTGCAAGCAGATCTTTCTAATGAGCAGGCTCAGGCCTGCTATGCTAACTCTTTTCCACATACACTATTAgaatattttggtattttattaaaCATGAAAGTAAATCAATagtttaaatattcagaaatcaatgttaatttttttcctttttttttaaagattgcacctgagctaacatctgttaccaatcttcctttttttcttcttctcccccccaaaaccccccagtacatagttgtatattctagttgt of Equus quagga isolate Etosha38 chromosome 3, UCLA_HA_Equagga_1.0, whole genome shotgun sequence contains these proteins:
- the PPID gene encoding peptidyl-prolyl cis-trans isomerase D yields the protein MSHPSPQAKPSNPSNPRVFFDVDIGGERVGRIVLELFADIVPKTAENFRALCTGEKGIGPTTGKPLHFKGCPFHRIIKKFMIQGGDFSNQNGTGGESIYGEKFEDENFYYKHDQEGLLSMANAGRNTNGSQFFITTVPTPHLDGKHVVFGQVIKGMGVARILENVEVKGEKPAKLCVIAECGELKEGDDWGIFPKDGSGDSHPDFPEDADIDLKDIDKILLITEDLKNIGNTFFKSQNWEMAIKKYTKVLRYVECSKAVIEKADGSRLQPVALSCVLNIGACKLKMSNWQGAIDSCLEALKIDPSNTKALYRRAQGWQGLKEYDQALADLKKAQEIAPEDKAIQAELLKVKQKIKAQKDKEKAAYAKMFA